The proteins below come from a single Haladaptatus paucihalophilus DX253 genomic window:
- a CDS encoding cupin domain-containing protein gives MKKVAIEDTNGHASRAFQPLTEALGATGLALNYYERASGEHIGDCYHRHHKQEEVFYVLSGTATFETEDGDVEVDAGELIRFAPGEWQQGRNDGGDRLVVLALGAPRSDEPMDLRRTCPSCEERTPAVPEESDGEVVFYCEVCGAETGRYGW, from the coding sequence ATGAAGAAAGTCGCAATAGAGGATACGAACGGCCACGCGTCCCGCGCATTCCAACCGCTCACCGAAGCGCTCGGGGCTACCGGCCTCGCACTCAACTACTACGAACGCGCTTCCGGCGAACACATCGGCGATTGCTATCACCGCCATCACAAGCAGGAGGAAGTGTTCTACGTCCTCTCGGGCACGGCGACGTTCGAAACCGAGGACGGAGATGTCGAAGTAGACGCCGGGGAACTGATACGGTTCGCACCGGGCGAGTGGCAACAGGGGAGGAACGACGGGGGCGACCGACTCGTCGTCCTCGCACTCGGTGCGCCGCGTAGCGACGAACCGATGGACCTCCGCCGAACGTGCCCGTCGTGTGAGGAGCGAACGCCAGCAGTCCCCGAAGAGTCGGACGGCGAAGTCGTGTTCTACTGCGAAGTTTGTGGCGCAGAAACAGGGCGATACGGTTGGTGA
- a CDS encoding phosphosulfolactate synthase, with the protein MTDRAFDFLHVNERESKPREKGITEMRGPYYDPMGPRELQDILDTMGEYVDIYKFSGGSFALMPEDVVEELITVCHEYDVQVSTGGFIENVLVRDNDKVERYIEEAGNLGFDIVEISSGFIAIDTDDLVELTRLVQDHGLKAKPEINVQFGAGGASSVEELESEAAIDPASAIEEAHRHLEAGAYKIMVESEGITERVRDWRTDVAFEIANEVGIENCVFEAADPQVFEWYIKNFGPEVNLFVDNSQIVELECMRSGLWGKKSSWGRVVSYDEE; encoded by the coding sequence ATGACCGACAGAGCATTCGACTTTCTGCACGTCAACGAGCGCGAATCGAAACCGCGGGAGAAGGGAATCACCGAGATGCGCGGGCCGTACTACGACCCGATGGGGCCGCGCGAACTGCAGGACATCCTCGACACGATGGGCGAGTACGTGGACATCTACAAGTTCTCGGGCGGGTCGTTCGCACTGATGCCCGAGGACGTGGTGGAGGAACTCATCACCGTCTGCCACGAGTACGACGTTCAGGTTTCGACCGGGGGATTCATCGAGAACGTCCTCGTCCGCGACAACGACAAGGTAGAACGGTACATCGAGGAGGCCGGAAACCTCGGTTTCGACATCGTGGAAATCTCCTCGGGATTCATCGCCATCGACACCGACGACCTCGTGGAACTGACCCGACTCGTTCAGGACCACGGCCTGAAGGCCAAGCCCGAAATCAACGTCCAATTCGGCGCTGGCGGGGCCTCTTCGGTCGAGGAACTGGAGAGCGAGGCGGCCATCGACCCCGCGAGCGCCATCGAGGAGGCTCACCGCCATCTCGAAGCAGGCGCGTACAAAATCATGGTCGAATCCGAAGGAATCACCGAGCGCGTCCGCGACTGGCGGACCGACGTGGCCTTCGAGATAGCGAACGAGGTCGGCATCGAGAACTGCGTGTTCGAGGCCGCCGACCCGCAAGTCTTCGAGTGGTACATCAAGAACTTCGGGCCGGAGGTGAACCTGTTCGTGGACAACTCCCAAATCGTCGAGTTGGAGTGTATGCGTTCGGGACTGTGGGGGAAGAAGAGTTCGTGGGGACGCGTGGTGTCGTACGACGAGGAATAG
- a CDS encoding alpha/beta fold hydrolase: MPFTDNDGVSLYYEEHGPTDADPIVFVEGLGYGRWMWRWQREAFADDYRVIVWDNRGTGDSDAPDGPYSIEEMAGDLEAVLAAVGVESVHVVGASMGGMIAQQYALDYNRAQTLSLLCTTPGGDEGVPTPPETQERMFDVPEGCDEREAIRYKMAPAMTEEFAAEHDDLLSDIVDWRLAGDASDEARGAQAMGVTNFDASDRLGELSLPTLIAHGTADSVLPFENAELLADRIPHAELEPFEGGPHLFFIEQSGAVNERLRTFLDDA, from the coding sequence ATGCCATTTACCGACAACGACGGCGTTTCGCTCTACTACGAGGAGCACGGACCGACGGACGCCGACCCCATCGTTTTCGTGGAAGGACTCGGCTACGGGCGGTGGATGTGGCGCTGGCAACGCGAGGCGTTCGCGGACGACTATCGCGTCATCGTGTGGGACAACCGCGGGACGGGGGATTCCGACGCGCCGGACGGTCCCTACAGCATCGAGGAGATGGCGGGCGACCTCGAAGCGGTACTCGCGGCCGTCGGCGTCGAATCGGTACACGTCGTCGGTGCGAGCATGGGCGGGATGATAGCCCAGCAGTACGCGCTCGACTACAACCGGGCGCAGACGCTTTCTCTCCTCTGCACCACGCCGGGCGGCGACGAGGGGGTGCCGACGCCGCCGGAGACGCAGGAACGGATGTTCGACGTGCCCGAGGGGTGCGACGAACGCGAGGCGATTCGCTACAAGATGGCCCCCGCGATGACCGAGGAGTTCGCCGCGGAGCACGACGACCTCCTCTCGGACATCGTGGACTGGCGACTGGCGGGTGACGCGTCCGACGAAGCGAGGGGAGCACAGGCGATGGGCGTCACGAACTTCGACGCCAGCGACCGTCTCGGTGAACTCTCGCTCCCGACCCTCATCGCGCACGGAACCGCGGACAGCGTACTACCTTTCGAGAACGCCGAACTGCTCGCCGACCGCATCCCGCACGCGGAACTCGAACCCTTCGAGGGCGGACCACATCTCTTCTTCATCGAGCAGTCCGGGGCGGTAAACGAACGACTCCGAACCTTCCTCGACGATGCCTGA
- a CDS encoding AMP-binding protein, whose product MPEHSTRPYEWVGAWSEKRAQLSPDAVGLVDATTGERYTYRELDRRANRTARLLREHGVADGERVAVLSRNRPELIDCFFATGKTGGVLAPLSHRLAPRELVQMLNDVEPELLVVEAPFAELAADVLSHDAREFETTVVTLPADEDSSESDSDPSDGSASHAAESREGEWRGDEWREDEWRSWNSVRPVDGSPVETADVSMDDPHLFLHTGGSTGVPKETVITHGSVLWNSFNTITAWGLRPEDVTPMVFPLFHTGGWNVLTVPLFHLGARVVIAREFDPESVLRLVESEGATVLVAVPAVLRMMCHHDEWDDTDLSTLRFAKSGGGPCRNSVMEAWWDRGIELSQGYGLTECGPNNFTLPDGWSHEKSDSVGVPAMHVDARVVDDDGEPLPSGTIGELELASPHAADRYWKNPEESAETFGIPVSEANGSPEDEGRESTGEWVSTGDLARVDEDGYVYIEGRKKNMYVSGGENVYPAEVEDVIADHPKVEEVVVVGVPHEKWGQVGKAVVEGDESLTLSDLEAFLDGKLARFKRPRHLAFVDGMPMSGPSKIDREAVKSEFGEAK is encoded by the coding sequence ATGCCTGAGCACTCGACGCGGCCGTACGAATGGGTCGGCGCGTGGAGCGAAAAGCGGGCGCAACTCTCTCCCGACGCGGTGGGGCTGGTAGACGCCACCACGGGCGAGCGCTACACCTACCGCGAACTCGACCGACGGGCGAACCGCACCGCCCGACTGCTCCGCGAACACGGGGTTGCCGACGGCGAGCGCGTCGCCGTCCTCTCGCGCAACCGTCCGGAACTCATCGACTGCTTTTTCGCCACCGGGAAGACCGGCGGCGTGCTCGCACCGCTCTCACACCGCCTCGCACCGCGCGAACTGGTGCAGATGCTGAACGACGTCGAACCGGAACTGCTCGTCGTGGAAGCGCCCTTCGCCGAGCTCGCCGCCGACGTGCTGTCCCACGACGCCCGCGAGTTCGAAACGACGGTCGTCACGCTCCCGGCGGACGAGGATTCGTCGGAAAGCGATTCGGACCCGTCGGACGGGTCCGCATCGCACGCGGCCGAATCACGAGAGGGCGAATGGCGGGGGGACGAATGGAGAGAGGACGAATGGCGGTCGTGGAATTCGGTCCGTCCGGTGGACGGTTCGCCGGTCGAAACCGCCGACGTGTCGATGGACGACCCGCACCTCTTCCTGCACACGGGCGGTTCCACGGGCGTCCCGAAGGAGACGGTCATCACCCACGGCTCCGTCCTCTGGAACTCCTTCAACACCATCACTGCGTGGGGGTTGCGCCCGGAGGACGTGACGCCGATGGTGTTCCCGCTGTTCCACACCGGCGGGTGGAACGTCCTCACGGTCCCCCTCTTCCACCTCGGCGCGCGGGTGGTCATCGCCCGCGAGTTCGACCCCGAGTCCGTGCTCCGACTGGTGGAGTCGGAAGGGGCGACCGTCCTCGTCGCGGTCCCCGCCGTCCTGCGGATGATGTGTCACCACGACGAGTGGGACGACACCGACCTCTCGACGCTCCGCTTCGCCAAGAGCGGCGGCGGCCCGTGCCGCAACTCGGTGATGGAGGCGTGGTGGGACCGCGGCATCGAACTCTCGCAGGGCTACGGGCTCACCGAGTGCGGACCGAACAACTTCACCCTGCCGGACGGCTGGTCCCACGAGAAATCCGACAGCGTGGGCGTTCCCGCAATGCACGTCGATGCCCGCGTCGTGGACGACGACGGCGAACCGCTCCCGTCAGGGACCATCGGCGAACTCGAACTCGCCTCGCCCCACGCCGCCGACCGCTACTGGAAGAATCCGGAGGAGAGCGCGGAGACGTTCGGGATACCCGTGAGCGAGGCGAATGGAAGCCCGGAAGACGAGGGGCGCGAATCTACCGGCGAGTGGGTGTCCACGGGCGACCTCGCGCGCGTGGACGAGGACGGCTACGTCTACATCGAGGGCCGAAAGAAGAACATGTACGTCAGCGGCGGCGAGAACGTCTACCCCGCCGAAGTCGAGGACGTCATCGCCGACCACCCGAAGGTCGAGGAAGTCGTCGTAGTCGGCGTCCCCCACGAGAAGTGGGGACAGGTCGGAAAAGCGGTCGTCGAGGGTGACGAGTCGCTCACGCTATCCGATTTGGAGGCGTTTCTCGACGGCAAACTCGCGCGGTTCAAGCGCCCGCGCCACCTCGCGTTCGTGGACGGGATGCCGATGTCCGGGCCGTCGAAGATAGATAGGGAAGCGGTGAAGTCGGAGTTCGGGGAGGCGAAATAG
- a CDS encoding MaoC/PaaZ C-terminal domain-containing protein, whose protein sequence is MPVASVGDSETATLELTQERIDRFAALTGDENPLHVDADYAEDGLFGGRVAHGALTASVVSAALAALPGDIVYLSQNIDFENPVRPGETVSATATVTEDLGTDRLAVEISAETDREVLSGEATVMSLPHE, encoded by the coding sequence ATGCCAGTCGCATCCGTCGGGGACTCCGAAACGGCAACGTTGGAACTGACGCAGGAACGAATCGACCGGTTCGCGGCGCTCACCGGCGACGAGAACCCGCTCCACGTGGACGCCGACTACGCCGAGGACGGACTGTTCGGGGGTCGCGTCGCCCACGGTGCGCTCACGGCCAGCGTCGTCAGCGCCGCGCTCGCGGCGCTCCCCGGCGACATCGTGTATCTCTCCCAGAACATCGACTTCGAGAATCCCGTCCGGCCGGGGGAAACCGTCAGCGCGACGGCGACCGTGACCGAGGATTTGGGCACGGACCGCCTCGCGGTGGAAATCAGCGCGGAAACCGACCGGGAAGTCCTCTCCGGCGAGGCGACAGTCATGTCGCTTCCGCACGAATAG
- a CDS encoding MmgE/PrpD family protein — translation MTTTAELADFVAETTYDDLSEDTVDELKKRVLDSVGIAVGAMGEKPVEAVRATVEEMGDGGDCTLWGGGSASPPDATMLNTAYVRYLDYMDSFLAPGETPHPSDNIAAAIVCGEYEGCTGEDLITAIAVAYEVQAELAWNAPVRDRGWDHVTHTVISATAGASKLLGLDREETRSAIGIAGTAHNALRVTRTEGISEWKGLASANAARNAVYSAMLAKNGVEGPTNLFEGQKGWKHIVSGEFDVDLSPGERVHDVMTKRYVAETYAQSAVEGIIELAKREDIDPDDVESIHLDTFAGAKLIIGGGEGSRYEVETKAQADHSLPYMLAVSLIDREMTNAQYDPDRIRRDDVQELLRTVEVEEDGDLTDRFEAGEMPANIDVVMDDGTTYHVEKDDFAGHPNNSMSWEQVESKFERMTESRYDEAHRGDIIETVRGLEDRDADDIVRLLD, via the coding sequence ATGACGACGACAGCAGAACTCGCGGATTTCGTCGCGGAAACGACCTACGATGATCTTTCGGAGGACACGGTGGACGAACTCAAAAAGCGGGTGCTCGACTCGGTGGGAATCGCCGTGGGAGCGATGGGCGAAAAACCCGTCGAGGCGGTTCGCGCGACCGTCGAGGAGATGGGTGACGGCGGGGACTGTACGCTCTGGGGTGGCGGAAGCGCGTCCCCGCCGGACGCGACCATGCTGAACACGGCGTACGTCCGGTATCTCGACTACATGGACTCGTTTCTCGCACCCGGCGAGACGCCGCATCCGAGCGACAACATCGCCGCCGCAATCGTGTGCGGGGAGTACGAGGGGTGTACGGGGGAAGACCTCATCACCGCCATCGCCGTCGCGTACGAGGTGCAGGCCGAACTGGCGTGGAACGCGCCAGTTCGGGACAGAGGATGGGACCACGTTACCCACACCGTCATCTCGGCGACGGCGGGCGCGTCGAAACTGCTCGGGTTGGACCGCGAGGAAACCCGGTCCGCCATCGGCATCGCCGGAACCGCGCACAACGCCCTCCGGGTGACGCGGACCGAGGGCATTTCGGAGTGGAAGGGTCTCGCCTCAGCGAACGCCGCGCGAAACGCCGTCTACTCGGCGATGCTGGCGAAAAACGGCGTCGAGGGGCCGACGAACCTCTTCGAGGGGCAAAAGGGATGGAAGCATATCGTCTCCGGCGAGTTCGACGTCGACCTGTCGCCGGGCGAGCGCGTCCACGACGTGATGACGAAGCGGTACGTCGCCGAGACGTACGCCCAGTCGGCCGTCGAGGGAATCATCGAGTTGGCGAAGCGCGAGGACATCGACCCCGACGACGTGGAATCGATTCACCTCGATACGTTCGCGGGTGCGAAACTCATCATCGGCGGCGGCGAGGGGTCGCGCTACGAGGTGGAGACGAAGGCGCAAGCCGACCACTCCCTGCCATACATGCTCGCCGTGTCGCTCATCGACCGCGAGATGACGAACGCGCAGTACGACCCGGACCGAATCCGACGGGACGACGTACAGGAACTCCTTCGAACCGTCGAAGTGGAGGAGGACGGGGACCTCACGGACCGCTTCGAGGCGGGCGAGATGCCCGCGAACATCGACGTGGTGATGGACGACGGCACGACGTACCACGTCGAGAAGGACGACTTCGCGGGCCATCCGAACAACTCGATGTCGTGGGAACAGGTTGAATCGAAGTTCGAGCGGATGACCGAATCCCGATACGACGAAGCGCACCGGGGGGACATCATCGAGACGGTACGCGGACTCGAAGACCGGGATGCCGACGACATCGTGCGGTTACTCGACTAA